Below is a window of Populus alba chromosome 2, ASM523922v2, whole genome shotgun sequence DNA.
tttttcttttaaggataatcaagtaatttaattgtttaaaaattataaaaataccaagATATCCCTAAACAATTCTAGAATGATAAATGGATCttatgaaaatacttttttacccttcaaaactagttctttgtttttcaagtgaggggaaaaaaattataatttaactattataatgcacagtaaataaaataaaatgcagaCTACTTTTTCCACATGAAATAAGTGctgttaattgaaaaattattaagcatgcaaattaatattctaatattttgGGAATGGAATAGGAACaattttaatttccaaaaaGCTAGGGGCATTTGCCAAACAATTGTCTCATGTCAACACTATATATAAGTACATAAGGCCAAAGAAGGCCATGTTCCAATGCTAGTATTATAGCAGCAATACCCCGTCCTCACCAGAAATGGAGGAGAATTCCATGATTTTTTGTCTTCCTCTGGTGCTAGCAAACTGCTGATTTTATGCTCACCAAAATACAAACCCTTCCTTTTAGTGAGAAAACCAACAAGAACAAAAGTCTTGGAAAGAAACAGGGAGATTGGAAAGGGAGGAAAAAGGACAGAAATACAATCCAACTTTGCAAAACTATTTCTTGAATGTTTTCAGTTTCGATGTCAAATATCACAGGTGATGAAGGGAGCTTCTCTTCAGGAAATACTGGAGAAGAAGTCCAACAGCTCCAAggaaagcagcagcagcagcagcagcaggcaCAAAATCACTTACACGGCTCAGACTCAGTGGCTGCAACCAACAGCAATGGGTCTTCCTCCCAACAACcggtgaagaagaaaagaaatcttCCAGGAACTCCAGGCAAATTCAACTGCCCCATTTATGAAACTTAACAGTGATATTTATTGATACAGATCGTTCTAGTCTTGGTCTCAATTAGaggcaaataaaaaagaaaagaaaaaggaaacctttatttcttatatatagCATCATATTATATGCGTACGTAGTAGCATAAATACAGTGAATGAAAGGGTTGGTGACACAGTTTTcgtttctttttattcttttattattattactgccCACCACTGAATTAGaagcttccttttctttttcttttttataatttgtattgaGAGAAAGATGTTATGTGAATTGAAAGGTTCAATTATTGCTTTGAGATTTCAATAATTGGTGAGAACTGTTTCCTTGGCTCCCCTCTCTGCTGGTGCCTCTTTTTGTCTGCAACTGTACTTCTGAGAACCGGGCCATCGATTTTACCAtgcatagaaaaaattaattaccacGATCACCCTCACCTGGAGCATGAGTTCACTTTCTCTTCCTCCATTGACTCTTGTCTTATGGTGTATACTTTTGTATATGATAGAGCAATCATCTTCCAATAATCAATTATTCTTTCGGAGAGAAATCTGaattaaaattactaattaactGGTCTAACTTTTATGAATCAGATCCCACTGCTGAAGTCGTGGCTTTATCAGCAACGACACTTATGGCAACAAACCGTTTTGTGTGTGAGATATGCAACAAAGGGTTCCGAAGGGACCAAAACCTGCAATTGCATAGGAGAGGCCATAATCTGCCATGGAAGCTCAGGCAAAGAACTACCGCTGAGGTGAGGAAACAGGTCTACATATGCCCTGAGCCAACATGTGTTCACCACAACCCGGCTCGTGCATTAGGAGATCTAACTGGCATTAAGAAGCATTTTAGCCGAAAACATGGCGAGAAGAAATGGAAATGTGACAAGTGCTCGAAGAAATATGCAGTACAATCTGATTGGAAAGCTCATCAAAAGACTTGTGGTACGAGGGAATACAAATGTAATTGTGGAACCATCTTTTCAaggttagcaaaaaaaaaaaaaaaaaaaaaaatcgtcatggaagaaaaaacatggttttagtttttgtttaataatcACAGTCTTTTTATATTCATGATAAACTATAGTATATGACTACTTAATAATATTTGGGATCAAGTAGATTATTCTTAAGTTGTGATCCCATGGTAATTTCTGAATTTGTAGAGCTACATAGACGTATTTGACATCTTCTTTTTGCTGCCAAAACCAGTTGAAACATTATTTGTTATTGTCCAAAGATTGCTTGCCGCAGTTATCGCAAAGAAGTGCATTATTGTCTCTTTCCAGTAGAAGATACGGTTGGAATGGCCgacaaattcataaaatttttgTGTTTCCTTTTTGACGACTTTTTATGCTCTGAGCATTCAAGTTGCAAATCACTGATTTTCAGTCTTGTCTCAGTATTTTATTCACTAGCTAGCAACCTAATGTGACCCCACTGCTACCAATCATGCAGAAGAGATAGCTTCATTATCCACAGAGCTTTCTGTGATGCATTAGcagaagaaaacaacaaagtaaacCAAGGAGTAATGACCAACATGGGGTCAAACTTGCAAAACCAAATGCCAGAGCTCATGTCTTCGATGTCCTTAAGCGCCAACACCAGCACATCTATTGGAACTCCAGACTTCAACTGGTTCGACCCTAAGAACCCTCTCAAATCTCTCCCTCAAGAACTCGTTCCAAATCCATTCAAGTCCATGAACATGGCAGGAGGCATGTTTTCGAGCAGCTCGGGCACTCTCTTTGGCAGTCCAAGAAGCATTTCCTCAACTTCCAGCCTCCAACTCAGTTCCAATGGCTCATCCGGCTTGCATTATCTTCAAGATAACAAAAACGGATGCCAAATTTCGGCCACTGCTCACATGTCAGCAACAGCCTTGTTGCAAAAAGCAGCACAAATGGGTGCCACCGCTAGCAATAGTATTAACTCCCCCATGATGCAAAAGAGCTTTGCCAGCAGCATGGCAGGTCCTGACCAGCTTTCTTCTATAAGATCATCAACTTATGGTGGAATTCAGCAGCATAACACCTCCTATGATGACCTCCCGCCACAGGCTTCGGATCAAACTAGCCTGGCTGGAATGATCAATGGCGTGGGAGGATTTAATAACCAGCCCTTGCAAAGAGGGCCACAAGAAATGTCGCAGATTTTTGACACAGCTGGTACAGGTAGCTCAGCAATGAACGATATGGCAATGTTTGCAAGTATGTTCATGAGAAACGACCAAAATCCAGGgttcataaaaaatatggaaCAGGAGGATAGTGGCATTTCTGGTTTGATGCATGGAAGGAATGCATTAATGGAGCGGAATCCAACAGGACCTTCAAGGTTTGCTGGTACGCCTATTGAAGGTGGTGACATGATGACTCGTGACTTCATGGGGATTGGAGGAGCAAGGCCAACAAATTTTCAGGAtcaacagcagcagcaccaACCGAGATTGGAAATGATGAATCCctatcatcatcaacaacagcCCTCACTTAGGGAACCAGCTATGGAAAAACCTTCTTCTATATGGGATGTTTGACACTTTTAGTATATTAGCTTCTTTCGGTATCCATCGGTTCATGGAGCTATTCGCCCATGGCTAGTAGAAGCCGATCTTATTGCGGTTAGGCGGTTTCGGCCATAAAACTTTGAGGGATGAAGGATATAAAATGGGCTTTGAAAGGCTCCACACCCATTTTAGTGAATGTGAGTACCGTGGGCCTGTATTTATAGTTCTTAGGTCACTGGTGCCCGATCCATTTTACATCCTTTCGTGATCTTTGAATTCAGGGCAGAAATCTAAAAATGACCTTCACATGAACGTAACTTGAAATATTGAATATAAGTTGGTTCAAAGTGGTCGctttaattacaattaaaatgtttttaattataacttgTCTATAGTGTTGTGTTTGTACTAACAACTATGTTGTGCCAAACAGAATAAGAATGCCTTGCATATCATAAGATGTGATACCTTATATATTATCTATATATCTTGTTTTGAATCTTATATTATAAATgctaatctaatttattttgttatttatagtaATCAAATTCAACTTGAATTTGACCTAAAACAACATTGGTTATTAAGTCATTGCGTTCACCTAGTGATTCAATTACATGCTACATGAAAACTAATTTTGTAATATGAGATTAAATTTATCTCAATTTCAacacaaattcaattaaacctacCACAATACAACATTGCTTTTCATTAGCTAAGATTATGTTAACATAATTTTCGTTTAGTTCAAGTCAAGAGTGTATAACAAATAGAAGTTAAGGCCATAAGAGTCACTTATATTGAGacataaaaatcatcaatttcgGTCcatcatttataataaatactaacgcaatcaaataattaatgttttctttcaagtgcaaaaatattaaaataataaataatctaaTGAAACCAAAATCGATCTACAGGGAGGTTGAGTATACATAaccacaaataataaaataaaaagagttaaAGAAATCCTTAAGATGCAATATTAATGTAAAGatctaacaaatataaaataattgtcaatattagatgatccactaatgatattttaaataagtatagtataaactctttctATTATTTAACTAGAAACCATACACAAAGAAGATTTCAATtgaatgatttatcattaatagatcatttttaagttattaacgtaatcatattatttatatttaattatcttattttataacACCAAAACTTATAAATGTTGTGAGTATTCATGGTGTTAATTtatatcatcaaaaaaataagattctttcatagcacatatGTCAATTTTCTATGTGGTAAGATATGAAAGAATTAAGTATTTGTTGTGCCAATTATTGTACACCATGAATCAAGACTTACCACTTAACAAGAAGGGTATTAAGATTGATTAAGATAACAATCACAACACATgttaataacatatttttttgaatttaaacatTAATATATGTGTTGAATTtgtactatacttattcttacatcatGATACGATTcagccaaggtcaaattcggattttaacgtaaaatgtgcaactatccagttttacggaaatagtcacaattctcaatcccaccgttggatcgagctgaaattttacgtggaggctcctgacatgttttcgtaccttgggttaaaatatcatgtcaatcggagttcggcaaggcatccaaacacgggtcaacagaggttgtacgggttttgttatttacttccttttgacttgtggacttcctatttggctaggattcttttcctaaaaggatgcggcagcttattttgggaatctcctaattctacaaagatctttaatgggctgcaacatagttttcaagtgtggcaaggattcataaatgtttcagaatccttttcttgcaaggattccttattcatcctagctacaaaaagaaaagaagatttcagaactaattctaccttcagat
It encodes the following:
- the LOC118062763 gene encoding zinc finger protein GAI-ASSOCIATED FACTOR 1, with translation MFSVSMSNITGDEGSFSSGNTGEEVQQLQGKQQQQQQQAQNHLHGSDSVAATNSNGSSSQQPVKKKRNLPGTPDPTAEVVALSATTLMATNRFVCEICNKGFRRDQNLQLHRRGHNLPWKLRQRTTAEVRKQVYICPEPTCVHHNPARALGDLTGIKKHFSRKHGEKKWKCDKCSKKYAVQSDWKAHQKTCGTREYKCNCGTIFSRRDSFIIHRAFCDALAEENNKVNQGVMTNMGSNLQNQMPELMSSMSLSANTSTSIGTPDFNWFDPKNPLKSLPQELVPNPFKSMNMAGGMFSSSSGTLFGSPRSISSTSSLQLSSNGSSGLHYLQDNKNGCQISATAHMSATALLQKAAQMGATASNSINSPMMQKSFASSMAGPDQLSSIRSSTYGGIQQHNTSYDDLPPQASDQTSLAGMINGVGGFNNQPLQRGPQEMSQIFDTAGTGSSAMNDMAMFASMFMRNDQNPGFIKNMEQEDSGISGLMHGRNALMERNPTGPSRFAGTPIEGGDMMTRDFMGIGGARPTNFQDQQQQHQPRLEMMNPYHHQQQPSLREPAMEKPSSIWDV